One region of Sphingomonas abietis genomic DNA includes:
- a CDS encoding tetratricopeptide repeat-containing sulfotransferase family protein yields the protein MTDTEPPLPAATDETRSACIARLRAIQHGGDHRRAAIEAIVALQRFPADRNLLLLRATSLRFLGDIEGALAILDRLVADQPGFSLIHQERGLCHVVRRDAPAAIAAFRAAVSINPALAQSWHMLASLSRMVGDDAGAQEARSQELALQSLPYPIVQATSLFADGDGVGAEALMRRFLLDHGDHPEAMRLLAKIGLSQDVLDDAEILYAAVLAMVPDHRAARHEYAQTLLARHKFAEAGAVLAPLLAEDGDNLALREMAATIAVGLGQTDEAIRLYEQIRAALPDDPGDDAGLRAHLADIELWRGHALKTVGRLPDAIAAYRTAVTLRPDFGDGWWSLANLKTYRFPADDLAAMRAAQAAPGTSDVDRVHLNFALGKALEDVGDTADAWTHYAQGNALQRASSHYRPDILETNTAEQKRVGTPAFFAARADFGAPAPDPIFVVGLPRSGSTLIEQILASHPHVEGTQELPDIQRIVQELQGRDPDLDRPRYPAVLADLDRERARALGDAYLAGTRAHRVLGRPFFVDKMPNNFRHIGLIHLILPNAKIIDVRRSPMACCFSNLKQLFARGQEFTYSIDDIARYYRTYLDLMRHWEAVLPGRVLKVVHEDVIDDLDAQVRRLLEHCGLAFDPACLDFHQNRRAVRTPSSEQVRQPIFRDGLDQWRAFEPWLADLRSALGEAADAWRT from the coding sequence ATGACCGATACTGAACCGCCCCTGCCCGCGGCGACCGACGAGACGCGGAGCGCATGTATCGCTCGGCTCCGCGCGATCCAGCACGGCGGCGATCATCGCCGGGCCGCCATCGAAGCCATCGTCGCCCTCCAGCGATTCCCGGCGGATCGGAATCTGCTGCTGCTCCGCGCGACCAGCCTCCGCTTCCTCGGCGACATCGAAGGCGCGCTGGCGATCCTCGACCGGCTCGTGGCGGATCAGCCGGGCTTCAGTCTGATCCATCAGGAGCGCGGCCTCTGCCACGTCGTCCGCCGTGACGCGCCAGCGGCGATCGCGGCATTCCGTGCCGCCGTCAGCATCAATCCGGCGCTGGCGCAGAGCTGGCACATGCTGGCCAGCCTCTCCCGGATGGTCGGCGACGACGCCGGCGCGCAGGAGGCCAGGTCGCAGGAATTGGCGCTGCAATCGCTGCCCTATCCGATCGTGCAGGCGACCTCGCTGTTCGCCGACGGGGATGGGGTGGGCGCCGAGGCGCTCATGCGGCGCTTCCTGCTCGACCATGGCGATCATCCCGAGGCGATGCGGCTCCTGGCGAAGATCGGCCTGTCGCAGGACGTGCTGGACGACGCCGAGATCCTCTACGCGGCGGTGCTCGCGATGGTGCCCGATCACCGCGCCGCGCGCCACGAATATGCCCAGACGCTGCTCGCCCGGCACAAATTCGCCGAGGCCGGCGCGGTACTCGCACCGCTGCTGGCGGAGGATGGCGACAATCTCGCCTTGCGTGAGATGGCCGCGACGATCGCCGTCGGGCTCGGCCAGACCGACGAGGCGATCCGGCTCTATGAGCAGATCCGCGCCGCGCTGCCGGACGACCCCGGGGACGATGCCGGCCTGCGGGCGCACCTCGCCGATATCGAGCTCTGGCGGGGGCACGCGCTGAAGACGGTCGGTCGTCTGCCCGATGCCATTGCCGCCTACCGAACCGCCGTGACCTTGCGCCCGGATTTCGGCGACGGCTGGTGGAGCCTCGCCAACCTCAAAACCTATCGCTTCCCGGCCGACGATCTCGCCGCGATGCGGGCGGCGCAGGCGGCACCCGGCACCAGCGACGTAGATCGTGTCCATCTCAACTTCGCGCTCGGCAAGGCGCTCGAGGATGTCGGCGACACTGCCGATGCATGGACGCATTATGCGCAGGGCAACGCCCTGCAGCGCGCGTCCAGCCATTATCGTCCGGACATCCTCGAAACCAACACGGCCGAGCAGAAACGCGTGGGCACGCCCGCCTTCTTCGCCGCCAGAGCCGATTTCGGCGCGCCGGCCCCGGATCCCATCTTCGTCGTCGGCCTGCCGCGCTCAGGCAGCACGCTGATCGAACAGATCCTTGCCAGCCATCCGCACGTCGAAGGCACCCAGGAATTGCCCGATATCCAGCGGATCGTGCAGGAATTGCAGGGCCGCGATCCCGATCTCGATCGTCCGCGCTATCCGGCCGTCCTCGCCGATCTCGACCGCGAACGGGCCCGCGCACTGGGCGACGCCTATCTTGCCGGCACACGGGCGCATCGCGTGCTCGGCCGCCCTTTTTTCGTCGACAAGATGCCGAACAATTTCCGGCATATCGGCCTCATCCATCTCATCCTGCCCAACGCGAAGATCATCGACGTTCGCCGCAGCCCGATGGCGTGCTGCTTCTCCAACCTGAAGCAGCTGTTCGCGCGCGGGCAGGAGTTCACTTACTCGATCGACGACATCGCGCGCTATTACCGCACCTATCTCGATCTGATGCGGCACTGGGAGGCGGTGCTGCCCGGGCGCGTGCTCAAGGTCGTCCACGAGGATGTGATCGACGATCTCGACGCCCAGGTCCGCCGCCTGCTCGAGCATTGCGGTCTGGCGTTCGACCCGGCCTGTCTCGACTTCCATCAGAACCGCCGCGCCGTGCGGACGCCCAGCAGCGAGCAGGTCCGCCAGCCGATCTTCCGCGACGGGCTCGATCAGTGGCGGGCGTTCGAGCCATGGCTGGCCGATCTCCGTTCGGCGCTGGGCGAGGCCGCCGACGCCTGGCGGACATAG
- a CDS encoding glycine betaine ABC transporter substrate-binding protein gives MTSAPKDAVRPDDPAAPRFRIAIPRMVSPTTGPRPTPVLRLSSLIAPLLLMAAFWISAPARAAATACPVPTPIAFAGLDWDSGAFLTALDRAILERGYGCVTTTTPGTTVTLEQAVATGDIEVIAEEWAGRSPIWNAASARGQVIAVGQTVTGGQEGIYVPDALVHGPNAPAAGLARVQQLADPRYAALFRDPEQPTKARFLNCPSGWTCERVNTAKLHAYGLNDRYVDFRPGSGAAMDAAIVAAMVQHRPIVFYGYSPSTIAGRFRLFRLSEAPYEAGCWADLVNPDGQHRTACSWPPALLSAGLNAAFAARAPALRALFEKISIPASVLNAELADAQAHQRSPAAQALLFLRANPGLRRQWLSAEAAARLDHSLQHGDADTAAASGAFPAGWEVSIRAPVNRWVASLVTNSGGTFRRIAGTLTALTSSIDAALRVIPWWLIIALFSGVTLLGARRAVPPLMVAAAFFIIGVLGLWDQMLQTLTLMLVSSLIALAIGLPLGIVTAKSRLARSVVPPILDFMQAMPGFVYLIPALMLLGLGKAPAILAMVIYATPPLIRLTALGIRNADPEVREAAAAFGATPWQTLIHVEMPLARDSILAGLNQMIMMALAMVVTASMIGARGLGEEVLNGIQSLDVGKGFEAGLAIVVLAMALDRTTQALVADRRTRRG, from the coding sequence ATGACCAGTGCCCCGAAGGACGCGGTGCGGCCCGATGATCCGGCCGCACCGCGATTCCGCATCGCGATCCCCCGGATGGTGAGCCCGACGACGGGCCCGCGACCGACGCCCGTTCTGCGCCTGTCATCCCTCATCGCACCGCTGCTGCTGATGGCGGCATTCTGGATATCTGCGCCGGCGCGGGCCGCGGCGACCGCATGCCCGGTCCCCACGCCGATCGCATTCGCCGGCCTCGACTGGGACAGCGGTGCGTTCCTGACCGCGCTCGATCGCGCCATTCTCGAACGCGGCTATGGCTGCGTGACGACGACCACGCCCGGCACCACCGTCACGCTCGAACAGGCGGTCGCCACCGGCGATATCGAGGTCATCGCCGAGGAGTGGGCGGGACGCAGCCCGATCTGGAATGCCGCGAGCGCCCGTGGCCAGGTCATCGCGGTCGGCCAGACCGTGACGGGTGGCCAGGAAGGCATCTATGTACCCGACGCCCTGGTGCATGGCCCGAATGCCCCGGCCGCCGGCCTGGCCCGGGTCCAGCAGTTGGCCGATCCGCGCTATGCGGCGCTTTTCCGCGATCCCGAGCAACCGACCAAGGCACGTTTCCTCAATTGTCCGTCGGGTTGGACATGCGAACGCGTCAACACCGCGAAGCTTCACGCCTATGGCCTGAACGACCGCTATGTCGACTTTCGCCCCGGATCCGGCGCCGCGATGGATGCCGCCATCGTCGCGGCGATGGTCCAGCATCGACCGATCGTCTTCTACGGCTATTCGCCCAGCACCATCGCCGGCCGGTTCCGGCTGTTCCGGCTCAGCGAGGCACCCTACGAAGCCGGCTGCTGGGCCGACCTCGTAAATCCCGACGGACAGCATCGCACCGCCTGTAGCTGGCCTCCGGCGCTGCTTTCGGCCGGCCTTAACGCAGCCTTCGCCGCCCGCGCGCCGGCGCTGCGCGCGCTGTTCGAGAAGATCAGCATTCCGGCCAGCGTGCTGAATGCGGAACTGGCCGACGCACAGGCTCACCAGCGCTCCCCGGCCGCCCAGGCCCTGCTGTTCCTGCGGGCGAACCCCGGGCTTCGGCGGCAATGGCTGTCGGCGGAGGCGGCCGCCCGTCTCGACCATAGCCTGCAGCATGGCGACGCCGATACGGCCGCAGCATCGGGCGCGTTCCCAGCCGGCTGGGAAGTGTCGATCCGCGCGCCGGTCAATCGCTGGGTGGCGAGCCTCGTCACCAATTCGGGGGGCACGTTCCGGCGAATCGCGGGGACTCTCACCGCGCTGACCTCGTCGATCGACGCGGCGCTGCGCGTCATTCCCTGGTGGCTGATCATCGCGCTCTTCTCCGGCGTCACCTTGCTCGGCGCGCGTCGTGCGGTCCCTCCCCTGATGGTCGCCGCCGCCTTCTTCATCATCGGCGTGCTCGGCCTGTGGGACCAGATGCTCCAGACGCTGACACTCATGCTGGTATCGTCGCTGATCGCACTGGCCATCGGCCTGCCGCTCGGCATCGTCACCGCCAAGTCGCGGCTCGCCCGATCGGTGGTTCCCCCCATCCTCGATTTCATGCAGGCGATGCCGGGCTTCGTGTATCTGATCCCGGCCCTGATGCTGCTGGGCCTCGGAAAGGCGCCGGCGATCCTGGCGATGGTGATCTACGCGACGCCGCCGCTGATCCGCCTGACCGCGCTCGGCATCCGCAACGCCGATCCGGAGGTACGCGAGGCGGCGGCGGCCTTCGGCGCGACGCCGTGGCAGACGCTGATCCATGTCGAGATGCCGCTGGCACGCGACAGCATCCTCGCCGGCCTCAACCAGATGATCATGATGGCCCTGGCCATGGTGGTGACGGCCTCGATGATCGGCGCGCGCGGGCTCGGCGAGGAGGTGTTGAACGGCATCCAGTCGCTCGACGTCGGCAAGGGGTTCGAGGCCGGCCTCGCCATCGTCGTGCTGGCGATGGCGCTCGATCGAACGACCCAGGCGCTGGTCGCCGACCGGAGGACGCGCCGTGGCTGA
- a CDS encoding ATP-binding cassette domain-containing protein: MAEIALTGVNKLYGGHGKAAQVLVAQGLDKAAILERTGCTVALRDIDLVLPSDAISVIMGLSGSGKSTLLRCLIRLIDPSSGAIRFDGEDITRLGLPALRAFRRTHVAMVFQNFALLPHRTVLQNAAFGLALHGVKRGDAEARAAAWLAKLGLGGYERAYPDALSGGMRQRVGLARALACDPDVLLMDEAFSALDPLIRDELQAQLLDLQAELGKTIVFVTHDIREALRLGAHIVVMRDGRVEQAGPPATLLSAPSSDYVARFVAQAAASAR, from the coding sequence GTGGCTGAGATCGCACTCACCGGCGTCAACAAACTTTATGGTGGCCATGGCAAGGCGGCGCAGGTCCTCGTCGCGCAAGGGCTGGACAAGGCCGCCATCCTCGAACGCACGGGCTGCACGGTGGCACTGCGCGACATCGATCTGGTGCTGCCCAGCGACGCCATCTCCGTGATCATGGGACTGTCCGGCTCGGGCAAATCGACGCTGCTGCGTTGCCTGATCCGATTGATCGACCCATCATCTGGCGCGATCCGCTTCGATGGCGAGGATATCACCCGGCTCGGCCTGCCGGCACTGCGCGCCTTCCGCCGCACCCATGTCGCCATGGTGTTCCAGAATTTCGCGCTGCTGCCGCATCGCACGGTTCTTCAGAATGCGGCCTTCGGCCTGGCGCTGCATGGCGTGAAGCGCGGCGATGCCGAGGCGCGGGCCGCCGCATGGCTGGCGAAGCTCGGCCTCGGCGGCTATGAGCGCGCCTATCCCGATGCCCTGTCGGGCGGGATGCGCCAGCGCGTCGGACTGGCTCGCGCGCTCGCCTGCGATCCCGATGTGCTGCTGATGGACGAGGCGTTCAGCGCGCTCGATCCGCTGATCCGCGACGAACTCCAGGCGCAGCTGCTCGATCTTCAGGCCGAGCTCGGCAAGACCATCGTCTTCGTCACTCATGATATCCGCGAGGCGCTGCGCCTGGGCGCGCACATCGTCGTGATGCGCGATGGCCGGGTCGAGCAGGCGGGGCCACCCGCCACCTTGCTGAGCGCGCCGTCGTCCGATTATGTCGCGCGGTTCGTGGCGCAGGCCGCCGCCTCGGCACGATGA